The following proteins come from a genomic window of Amphiura filiformis chromosome 16, Afil_fr2py, whole genome shotgun sequence:
- the LOC140135613 gene encoding echinoidin-like, whose protein sequence is MAAMKLILLVLVVGFADSIKAQREQPSIPLPFPIPDPGCCYDYCPPGWIIGVTGNCYKYFKERVTGNVAEQKCIDKGGHLVSLNSQSEGDWVFAHWQSEGVGPSDPTINVHPGNALWIGATKVSGTWTWTDGTLPNPPQTGWGYCLSSGGTPYYQPDNTGNCAHLWTQNCFPNPSWNDLNCNSASYTTYYMCETPLVKCCLPPPGTHQQVPPIIKCKPYSGLPVLDDQ, encoded by the exons ATGGCCGCGATGAAGCTCATTCTCCTTGTCCTAGTCGTCGGCTTCGCAGACTCTATCAAAGCGCAGAGAGAGCAACCATCGATTCCACTCCCATTCCCGATCCCCGACCCCGGGTGTTGCTATGACTACTGTCCACCTGGATGGATAATTGGGGTTACTGGTAACTGCTACAAGTATTTCAAAGAACGAGTAACCGGAAACGTAGCTGAGCAGAAATGTATTGACAAAGGTGGTCATTTGGTGTCGTTAAACTCCCAAAGTGAAGGAGATTGGGTGTTCGCACATTGGCAATCTGAGGGAGTTGGACCCTCTGATC CAACCATTAACGTTCACCCAGGCAATGCACTGTGGATAGGAGCAACTAAGGTATCCGGAACTTGGACATGGACTGATGGGACCCTACCTAATCCACCGCAGACCGGTTGGGGATACTGTCTGTCATCGGGGGGAACACCATATTATCAACCCGACAATACCGGTAACTGCGCTCACTTGTGGACTCAGAACTGCTTTCCCAACCCATCCTGGAATGACCTGAATTGTAACAGCGCTAGTTACACTACATACTACATGTGTGAAACACCGTTAGTAAAATGTTGCTTACCACCGCCGGGAACACATCAGCAGGTACCGCCAATAATTAAGTGTAAGCCTTACTCAGGGCTACCAGTTCTGGACGACCAGTAG